In a single window of the Helicobacter sp. MIT 99-5507 genome:
- the rpmI gene encoding 50S ribosomal protein L35, with protein MPKMKTNRGAAKRFRVKKNLIKRGTAFKSHILTKKSPKRKANLNAPHYVDDTNVKQVKKLLCMA; from the coding sequence ATGCCTAAAATGAAAACAAATCGCGGGGCAGCTAAGAGATTCAGAGTAAAAAAGAATCTTATAAAAAGAGGCACTGCGTTTAAAAGTCACATTTTGACAAAAAAATCACCAAAGAGAAAAGCAAATTTAAATGCTCCTCATTATGTTGATGATACAAATGTGAAGCAAGTTAAAAAACTTTTATGTATGGCATAA
- the rplT gene encoding 50S ribosomal protein L20: MRVKTGIVRRRRHKKILKLARGFYSGRRKHFRKAKEQLERSMYYAFRDRKRKKRDFRQLWIVRINAACRINDISYSKFIHGLKLANINLDRKILADMAMNNPNAFSQIVTTIKEKTK, translated from the coding sequence ATGAGAGTAAAAACTGGTATAGTTAGAAGAAGAAGACATAAAAAGATTTTAAAACTCGCAAGAGGTTTTTATAGCGGAAGAAGAAAACATTTTAGAAAAGCAAAAGAACAGCTTGAAAGAAGTATGTATTATGCATTCCGCGATAGAAAGCGTAAAAAAAGAGATTTTAGGCAATTATGGATTGTAAGAATTAATGCAGCTTGTAGAATCAATGATATAAGCTATTCTAAATTTATTCATGGATTAAAATTAGCAAATATTAATTTAGATAGAAAAATACTAGCTGATATGGCTATGAATAATCCAAATGCATTTTCTCAAATAGTAACAACTATCAAAGAAAAAACAAAATAA
- a CDS encoding 30S ribosomal protein S1 has protein sequence MAKTIEEYELSTQDEESYKEFTSFYEQSEKKEKTNNTGILIKGKIVKINDDIVMVDIGQKAESKMNINEITDNDGNLIFKEGDEIELLLNDSKGKYRISYKQALKLAKTKEVIEKLKDDFQDKIIDVRIIGKNKGGFIVNWESEGVECFLPIKESALKPNIKINNKVIKVCIIKLNNSGIIVSRKKYFDISNKDREEKIEKMKKAESLQGKVVNVKDFGIFVSVDDIEGLVHSSEISHKNFVNPEKLYKVGDDVLVKFLNYDESKSKLSLSIKALTKDPWEDIENQLKVGYTIKAVVSSIQPYGTFIDIGNDIEGFLHITEISWEKNIKKPNNYLKIGQEIDVEIIELDPSNKKLRVSLKKLLDKPFIQFIKKYKEGDILNGDIATITDFGAFIRFGNIDGLLHNEDLSWNKQDKCKDVLKVGDNIEVKILKIDKENEKISLSRKVLLKSPTSIFAKSHKVGDVVSGNIVEIKDFGIFVQLDENMDALIKNEDLFPLKKDELKIGDKVEASIVNIDTNNSKIRLSVKKLARKKEQDEIKSYNNDEKMTLGDILKDRLK, from the coding sequence ATGGCAAAAACAATAGAAGAATACGAATTAAGCACTCAAGATGAGGAAAGCTATAAAGAATTCACATCATTTTATGAACAAAGTGAAAAAAAAGAAAAAACAAACAATACAGGAATCTTAATAAAAGGTAAAATTGTTAAGATTAATGATGATATTGTGATGGTAGATATAGGGCAAAAAGCAGAATCTAAAATGAATATCAATGAGATTACAGATAATGATGGAAATTTGATATTTAAAGAAGGTGATGAAATAGAGTTACTTCTTAATGATTCAAAAGGAAAATATAGAATATCTTACAAGCAAGCATTAAAACTAGCTAAAACAAAAGAGGTTATTGAAAAATTAAAAGATGATTTTCAAGATAAAATCATAGATGTTAGGATTATTGGTAAAAATAAAGGTGGTTTTATAGTAAATTGGGAAAGTGAAGGTGTTGAATGCTTTTTACCAATCAAAGAATCTGCACTAAAACCTAATATAAAAATTAATAATAAAGTCATAAAAGTTTGTATTATCAAGCTAAATAATAGTGGCATTATAGTATCTAGAAAAAAATATTTTGATATATCTAATAAAGACAGAGAAGAAAAAATCGAAAAAATGAAAAAAGCAGAATCTTTGCAAGGCAAAGTCGTAAATGTTAAAGATTTTGGTATTTTTGTAAGTGTTGATGATATTGAAGGATTAGTGCATTCAAGTGAAATATCTCATAAAAATTTTGTAAATCCAGAAAAATTATACAAAGTTGGAGATGATGTATTAGTAAAATTTTTAAATTATGATGAAAGTAAATCCAAATTATCATTATCTATCAAAGCATTGACTAAAGATCCTTGGGAAGATATAGAAAATCAGCTTAAAGTTGGCTATACGATAAAAGCTGTAGTTAGCAGTATCCAACCTTATGGAACTTTTATAGATATAGGCAATGACATAGAAGGGTTTTTGCATATTACAGAAATTTCATGGGAAAAAAATATCAAAAAACCAAATAATTATTTAAAAATTGGTCAAGAAATTGATGTTGAGATTATAGAATTAGATCCTTCTAATAAAAAGCTTAGAGTATCACTAAAAAAACTATTAGATAAGCCATTTATTCAGTTTATAAAAAAATATAAAGAAGGTGATATATTAAATGGTGATATTGCTACTATAACAGATTTTGGTGCTTTTATAAGATTTGGTAATATTGATGGCTTATTACATAATGAAGATTTATCATGGAATAAACAAGATAAATGTAAAGATGTATTAAAAGTTGGTGATAATATTGAAGTAAAAATATTAAAAATCGATAAAGAAAATGAAAAAATTTCTCTAAGTCGAAAAGTATTATTAAAATCTCCTACTAGTATATTTGCTAAATCACATAAAGTTGGAGATGTAGTATCTGGAAATATAGTTGAGATTAAAGATTTTGGAATCTTTGTTCAACTAGATGAAAATATGGATGCATTGATTAAAAATGAAGATTTATTTCCTTTGAAAAAAGATGAATTAAAAATCGGTGACAAAGTAGAAGCTAGTATTGTAAATATAGATACAAATAATAGTAAAATTAGGCTTTCTGTTAAGAAATTAGCTCGTAAAAAAGAGCAAGATGAAATTAAAAGTTATAACAATGATGAAAAAATGACATTAGGGGATATTCTAAAAGATAGACTTAAATGA
- the serA gene encoding phosphoglycerate dehydrogenase — translation MSKYKIVVCDHIHQAGLDFLQKQNDVEFVNYSNLKKDELLEKLKDADVAITRSSTDVDEKFINAASKLKAVVRAGVGVDNVDIDACSKKGIIVMNVPTANTIAAVELTMAHIINSVRNFPGANNQLKKERIWKREDWYGTELKGKTIGIVGFGNIGSKVAARAKAFEMEVIAYDPYVKDSTIIDAGVICAKHIDDILKCDIITVHTPKNSETKNMITKNEIAKMKDGVILINCARGGLYNEDDILEAAKSKKIRWLGLDVFNKEPAIDNPLLDLDNIYVTPHIGANTLESQEKIALQAASIAVESARGSSYPNALNLAIKENEIPAFIKPYLDLSQKLAFFLSQITKEAIRSINITCSGKLTPYAESFGTFAALGMLKHSLGDSINYVNALFVAKDRGINININTKDSLSSVYKNLITIEITTIEKTISISGCVFDDDKLRIIYINGFCIDVEPSGKIILFRNTDVPGVIGNVGKIMENHNINITDFRLGRNKEVKEALAVIIVDDDITDNILDELRNIKACISVGYAIL, via the coding sequence ATGTCAAAATATAAAATAGTAGTATGCGACCATATACATCAAGCTGGTTTAGATTTTTTACAAAAACAAAATGATGTGGAGTTTGTCAATTATTCAAATTTAAAAAAAGATGAATTATTAGAAAAATTAAAAGATGCAGATGTTGCCATCACAAGAAGTTCAACTGATGTTGATGAAAAATTTATAAATGCAGCATCAAAACTAAAAGCAGTTGTCAGAGCTGGTGTTGGTGTTGATAATGTAGATATTGATGCTTGCAGTAAAAAAGGTATCATAGTTATGAATGTTCCTACTGCAAATACAATTGCTGCAGTTGAATTAACAATGGCTCATATTATAAATTCAGTTAGAAATTTTCCTGGTGCAAATAATCAACTAAAAAAAGAGAGAATCTGGAAAAGAGAAGATTGGTATGGGACAGAATTAAAAGGAAAAACTATAGGGATTGTAGGATTTGGAAATATTGGCTCTAAAGTAGCAGCTCGTGCAAAAGCCTTTGAAATGGAAGTGATTGCGTATGACCCATATGTAAAAGATTCTACTATCATTGATGCTGGTGTGATATGTGCTAAACATATAGATGATATTTTAAAATGCGACATAATAACAGTTCATACACCAAAAAATAGCGAAACAAAAAATATGATAACCAAAAATGAAATAGCAAAAATGAAAGATGGTGTGATACTTATTAATTGTGCTAGAGGTGGATTATATAATGAAGATGATATATTAGAGGCTGCAAAAAGTAAAAAGATTAGATGGCTTGGACTTGATGTATTTAATAAAGAACCAGCAATAGATAATCCTTTGCTTGATTTGGATAATATATATGTAACACCACATATTGGGGCAAATACACTAGAATCTCAAGAAAAAATTGCACTTCAAGCTGCAAGTATTGCAGTAGAATCTGCTAGAGGAAGTAGTTATCCAAATGCACTAAATCTAGCTATCAAAGAAAATGAAATACCAGCTTTTATAAAACCATATTTGGATTTATCACAAAAACTAGCATTTTTCTTATCACAAATTACAAAAGAGGCTATAAGAAGTATAAATATCACTTGTAGTGGTAAATTGACACCATATGCAGAATCTTTTGGCACATTTGCGGCACTTGGAATGCTAAAGCATTCACTTGGAGATTCTATAAATTATGTAAATGCATTATTTGTAGCAAAAGATAGAGGCATAAATATTAATATAAATACAAAAGACAGCCTATCAAGCGTATATAAGAATCTAATTACGATAGAAATCACAACAATAGAAAAAACCATATCAATTAGTGGTTGTGTATTTGATGATGATAAATTACGAATTATTTATATTAATGGATTCTGTATTGATGTAGAGCCAAGTGGTAAGATAATATTATTTAGAAATACAGATGTTCCAGGTGTCATTGGTAATGTAGGGAAGATTATGGAAAATCATAATATAAATATTACAGATTTTAGACTTGGTAGAAATAAAGAAGTAAAAGAAGCATTAGCTGTTATCATTGTAGATGATGATATTACAGATAATATTTTAGATGAACTAAGAAATATAAAGGCTTGCATTAGTGTAGGCTATGCTATATTATAG